Part of the Sphingorhabdus pulchriflava genome is shown below.
GCAGGTGCGCGATTTGAACGCCGACAAGGCCGATGTGAAGAAGGAGGCGCGCACCGCAGGCTTTGATTCCACCAAGATCGAGGAAGTCGTTCGCTGGATGGAGAGATGCGAAAAGCACGGTCAAACCGAAATGGAAGAGGCCGAGGCGTTGTTTGATCTGTACCGCGATGCCGTGGCCGGCAAGGGCATGGATTTCGATGAAATCATGAACGATGCCCGCGATCGCGCGCTCCTGAAAAAATTTGCACCGGATGATCAGACGGTGCCTGCCGCACCCACCCGCAAGGTGAAGGCCGCGAGCAATGCGCTCGCCTATGCCGCCGTCAACCAGATGCTTCGGGGTGACGGATGAGTGGTTCACGCAGAGGCGCAGAGGCGCGGAGGAAAGCTGCCCCAATGCTGCCTTTCCCCCAAAAGTTCAAATCTGGCGATCGGGTTGAGTTTGAAGACCGTAATGGTCGGCTGCGTCAGTCAACCGTGTACGATAATGCGCCGGTCGAATGGTATGGGCCCGGCTTTGTGCATGTTTTGTCACCATGGCTGTCGATTAATTTTGTTACAGTTCCGGAAAATAAGCTCCGCGTCTCTGCGCCTCTGCGTGAGTCTGGCGAGGTTGCAGCATGAGCGGTGCGGGCGTGGAGATTGCGGTCGAAGATCCGCTGCGGATGGCTTGGTATGAGTGCAATGATTATGGCAATGCCCGTCGCGCGCAGGATCTGGCCAAGGGTCTGCTGAAATGGGTCGACGACAAATATTGGTCGGCATTCGATACCAAGCGCTGGTCAAAGCGGGAGGGGGCGTATCGCGCCCGCGCGCTGGCGCACCAGGTGGCGAAGCATATCCACCTCGAGGCGGCCGAGCTGGGCAAGCTGATCGGCGACTTGAAAAAGCCCGATGA
Proteins encoded:
- a CDS encoding GapR family DNA-binding domain-containing protein; this translates as MKDELSGRRDPSHGHSKELLIGFVRRVKDLRQQVRDLNADKADVKKEARTAGFDSTKIEEVVRWMERCEKHGQTEMEEAEALFDLYRDAVAGKGMDFDEIMNDARDRALLKKFAPDDQTVPAAPTRKVKAASNALAYAAVNQMLRGDG